AAAACCTACACCTATTTCCGCTCCGCCTATTCACACATGAACGAACATCAGCTGGGCATTGCCGAAAGCACCACAGCGCAAAAACCGGAGCTGGACACGGAAAAAGGCAAATGCGAACAGATTATGACCATCGAAGCGGCGCAGATTTTCGCCCTGCAGCGTTGTCGCACCGCTCGCGAAGCGGTCCGGTTGATCGGCGATCTGATGACCACCTATGGATTTCTCTGTTCCTCCGGCGGGTCAGAGGCGTTGTGCATCGGCGATCCGCACGAGGTCTGGATCCTGGAGGTGTTCGGTGTTGGTCCTGAATGGAAAAAAGCCGGCGGCAAACCCGGCGCCGTCTGGGCCGCACAACGGCTGCCGGATGACCACGTCACCATGATTCCAAACTGGAGCATCATCAAGGAGATTCAGCCGCAGAACC
The sequence above is a segment of the bacterium genome. Coding sequences within it:
- a CDS encoding peptidase, yielding MKYKCMLFLFIFSSSWACTIIGVGRLASVDGSVIVSHTDCGPDSRIRVVPGQTFKSGEQAAVYWGLQDPRQPLNAPTEILGYIPQVAKTYTYFRSAYSHMNEHQLGIAESTTAQKPELDTEKGKCEQIMTIEAAQIFALQRCRTAREAVRLIGDLMTTYGFLCSSGGSEALCIGDPHEVWILEVFGVGPEWKKAGGKPGAVWAAQRLPDDHVTMIPNWSIIKEIQPQN